The Macaca thibetana thibetana isolate TM-01 chromosome 9, ASM2454274v1, whole genome shotgun sequence region cccatctctactaaaaatatgaaaattagccaggtgtgctgttgcatgcctgtagtcccagctactcaggaagctgagacagaagaatcgcttgaacccaggaggcagaggttgcagtgagccaagctcgcaccactgcactccagcctgggcgacacagtaagacagaactcaaaaataaagttaaatgttaGTCCCACAGGGCAGCTGATCCACCAGTAACAACCAGGGCAGAACTGTGCCCAGCACCTGATCAGTTCAATTCAGGAGACTCTCCACCTGAAGCTCCAGAATGGTGAAACAAGGAAAACAGGCACTAATGTCAAACTTGAGGCCCGCCTTCAAGAAGCTTAGCATTTCACACCTTGGCCAGAGCCAAAGCTATGGGTTTTGAGCAAATTAGGAAAAGACACTTCTTCTACAAGATATTGTTTTCCATCTGTCATTAAAGTGTCATAATATGCTGATTTCGTTAGCAGATACTTTACTCGAGGTTGGCCAGAAAACGATCAGAGTTACTATGCCTATGAAGTAAAGGTGCCCCCTTAGATGGGAAGCGGTTGTGCAGTacacaacctgcagaaccatatGTAGCATTCCCTGCTTGGCAGTCTGGTCCCATCCCTTCCATGGCCCTCATATCCCCGCTTCCCCTCCCTCTGCCTAGAGCCCTCAGACCTGTTGGAGAACAATCTCGTTTACCATTTTATGTATAACTCCTTCCTGTCAGCTTTCTACTCCCCTCCCCCTGCAGACAGCAGGGATTAACAACAGGTGAGAGAAGGCTGATGGCCCCATTTAGGGAAGcacaggaggaggtggggaggccGGACGTAGTGAATTCCAAATGCATGAGTATCCACGGGCTGGGGGATGATCAAGGAGGTGTGAGGGTTAACAGTGCGGGCCTTGAAGAAATGCCACCCACTAGCTAGCTATGAGCTGCTGGGCATGCTTTTAGCCTCCCAAAACCTCATTTTCCCTTTTGTGAAATGCTTATCATTGTAGGCCTGCTGGGAGGATTTCAGAAATGATATGAGTGAATGCTTAGTGCACGGTAAGGGCTCAGCACCTGTGAGCTACTGTTATTGCTATTATCAGCATCATCAGCCCAGGGACATCTGCCCTTCCGCCTGTCAGCCTCCAGGCAGCTCCTGCTTTAAACAAAATTGGGACACTCCAGATTTCTAAAAGAAATCCACATGGCAGGGAGGAGGGCAAGTGCTGGAGGGAGAAAGGATTACTCACTTTACCAAAGTACCCACTACTGGATAAATAGAAACACCCAGACTGCTTTTAAATGGGGTTGGTTTTGTTCAGGGGACATTGCTGACATGGACTGGAATGTGTCCTCTCCTGCCCCTGCCGCTGTGTGTTGCTGGCCAGCCTCCCCCACATCTGGACCCCAGAAGCCCCAGGAATGACACGGTGCATCCAAGGAGACACAAACCCGACTTCAGGGAGTGACAGAAACACGGGTACAAACCTCAGCCCCGCTGTTTCTGAGCTTCTCAGCCTTGGACTCCACGCTGAGCCTGGCCCCCATCTCCAACAGAAGGTCACCAGAGCACCTGCCTCGCAGGgcagggtgtggggtggggggcacgTGGGATGGTGCATGTCAAGCACCTGGTGCTGATGGTGGTGGTATTATTACCAGCTGGGAGAGTTTAGCCCAAGGTAGGGGGTGTGAGACCACACCACAGCACCCATATCCCATTCTCCGCATCCCCTTCCAGCCCTGTCCACACACAGAATTATGACATGGTCGTCACCTCCACCTGGCCAGAATATGGTAGCCTACCTTTTCGACGGAATaaccaaatgtatttttttcatagtattgagaggtgacaacgtgctagtaGCCCTTGCTCACTCTCTGCGCCTCCTCACCCTTCGTGTCCACTCTAGTcacacttgaggagcccttcagcccgccactgcactgtgggagcccctctctgggctggcggaggtgggagccggctccctctgcttggggggaggtggggagggagaagcgCTGGCGGGAACTGGGGCTGCTGGGCAACCCTCGCAGGCCAGCGGGGAGTTCTGGGTGGGCGCCGGCTCCACCTGCCCCACACTCAGAGTGGCTGGCCTGGCGCCGTGGCCGCCCCTGGCAGTGAGGAGCTTATCACCCAGGCCAGCAGTTAAGGAGGATGGGCCAGGTCCCCAAGCACTGCGGGCCCCACCGTACTGCGCTTGAATTCTCACGGGACCTCAGCCgcctccccgcggggcagggctTAGGACCTGCAGCCATGCCTGAGCCCCATCACCACCGTGGGCTCCCGCGGGGCTGGAGCCTCCCAGGCGGGGCCCCCTGCTCTGCAAGGCCAGGCCCCATCAACCGCCCGAGGGCTGAGGAGTGCTGGCCTGCAGCAGGAGGACTAGCAGGCAGCTAGCGGCCTGGGGGTGAGATCCACTAGGTGGGCTCCCTAGTTGAgcggggacttggagaacttttgtgtctagctaaaggattgtaaatgcaccaatcagcactctgtcaaaatggaccaatcagctctctgtaaaatggaccaatcagcaggatgtgtgTGGGGTCAGATacaggaataaaagcaggctcccctagccagcagcggcaacccgcttgggtccccttccacactgtggaagctttgctcttttgctctttataataaattttgctgctgctcactctttgggtccacaccacctttatgagctgtaacactcactgtgaaggtctgcagattcactcctgaagccagtgagaccaccaacccaccaggaagaaccaacaactccagacgcgcagcctttaagaactgtaacactcaccctgaaggtctgcagcttcactcctgaagtcagtgagaccacaaacccaccagaaggaagaaactgcggacacatctgaacatctgaaggaacaaacgccggacacaccatctttaagaactgtaacactcaccatgagggtctgcggcttcattcttgaagtcagcgaaatcaagaacccaccaattccagacacggTATTACATGTTTCATTTAgaacaggggtgtccaatcttttgacttccgtgggccacactggaagaactgtcttggACCACACGTGAAATACACTCATGACAGCCGAAGGGCTTAATAAAACAAGGTCTGTGCataatctcataatgttttaagaaagtttacaaatttgtgttgggccgcatttAAAGCTATCCTGGGCCACATATGGCCAgcaggccacaggttggacaagcttaaGAATGAAGTCAACTGCAAGTATAAAAGGATACCTGGAcggggtgtgatggctcacgtctataatcccagcactttgggaggccaaggcaggtggatcacctgaggttaggagttcaagaccagcctggctaacatgatgaaactctgtctctactaaaaatacaaaaattagctgggcgtggtggtgcatgcctgcaatcccagccactcgggaggctgaggcaccagaatcgcttgaacttgggaggtggaggctgcagtgagccaagatcactgcactccagcctgggtgacaaagcgagacactgtttcaaataaataaataaataaataaaaggataccTGACTGGAAGTGGCTGaaacaataaatatgtttaattatcTCATGTAACAAGTCACCAAGTCATCAACAAAAATATCACTAAGGTTTGTTGTTTTAACTTTTCCGGTAAGCCATCACCTTGTGCCAGCTTTGTGTCCTTAAGCCTTATCACCTCAGCTCTACAGCCTGAGCTGAAGAAGGTGAGGGCCCTGGTTCTTGATTTCTTCCCCCTTTTTATGTAAGGGAGCAAGACCCTTCCCACTATCCTCCCAGCAGACAGCAGACGTCCGCTGAGATCTCCAGGGCCGGAATGGGTGACCAGCCCTCCCCTTACCCAGTGGTGACTAGGGGAAATGGGATATTTCTGCGTGGCTTAAACCTGTCACAGTTATGgcctgaggctgagagagggaaTCAGAACAAAGTTAAGTCAGCAAGGAGGGGGAGTGGCTGCCATTTTACTTGACAAGAGCCCTTCACTGACCCAAAGCAGCAGCCCGGGCCCAGAGAGGTCCACTACACGTGACTTTGTACCAGGGCCAGGGTGCAAACCCAGCCCCAAGGCCCAGTAAGTTCTCCCCACTTCACCATATGGCTTCTCCACAACAGCAGACCCTAAGCCCAAGCCCCCCAAGGGCAGGACGCCCATCCGAGGACTCTCTGAGCTTGTCAGAGCCATGATGTGGACAAAGTCTGCCAGGAGAGGGCCCCTTGTGCCCAAATGCGCCTCACCCACCTCCAGGCCCACAGCTGAAGGAGCCAAAGCACCTCCTGTCCCTGGCAAAGGCCTGGCAGGGGGTCAGCGGGAACCCAGAGCCTGACAAACAGCATCTCTGTAGCCGCCTGGACCCTGGCCAAGCTGCCTCATTCCCCAAGGCTGACCTCATGTTTCTGAAGAGCCTCAGGAGCCTGAGGTCTGTGAGCTGCCTCACAGGGTTCAGTGCTGCTGCCAGCAAAGGaaatggcccaggctggaggccatGAGGAGAGGTGGGAGTACAGAACCCAGgcaccctccccaccacccaccccggCCCTGCCAGAGCCCTCAGCCTGTGCCAGGCAGACCCCACTCCAGAAGAAACCAAGCAGCACCCTCTAACTTCTGAGGTGTGGCCCATGTCCACCTGTCTTCTCGCCTCTGCCAGAGACCTGAAGAAACGTTCACAGACTGGCTATTTCCATCTGTTTCATTCCAGACTCCTGGAAAGTGAGCAAAAGGCAATGAGACTTCTTCAGAGGTGCTAAGAACATCTCTGGAGTCGGTGCCAGCACCTCAAAGAGCTAGTCACAGCCAGGCTGATGCCTGTGCTGGGTGACTAAAGTCACTGTTTATTTAACCCAGAGCTGGGCCAGGTGCCCACACTAGCCTTTCTATGGTCACTGAAAGCAAAGGCTCCCAGGGTACCGAGGCCCAGCGTGTGCTCCAGGACAAAAGCCTTCATGCACTTGGTCTCCACTTCCCGACTTCCCTTCTGGGTCAAATGTCTACTTACCTCGTATAGCAGTCAAGGGGAGCAGCCTGGGGAAACAGCATGTGGTGGACCCCAAGACACACTcactcctccacctccttctgGGGCATCTCCATCCCAGCTCCACTTCCCACACACCCAGGCTGCAGGTCCCAGCCAAGGTGTTTGTTCCTATTGTTATCTCTGAAAAGTTTTTATTCTCCCCATACAACCACAAGGGCTGAAAACCATGTggggaggaaagaaggcctctgcTTCTGTGCCGTCGCCTCGCTGGCCTGACCAAGGGGGATCAGACACAGCAGCTGACAGTTTTAAACTTTTCCTGCCAAAGTTATTCTCAGAACTGTGGCTCCCCATCTTCAGAGCTTGAAAAGTCTGCATATCTTGAAAGGATGCAGGCTGCAGGGCTGTGTGAACCAAGTGGAATTTTCCATTCATAGAATAATCATCTTCATACCACTCTGGGGGGCTGGCGTTCTCGTGGTAAAAGCTCCAAGTTCAGGGTCAACAAACCTGCCAGGCTTCTGCAGGAGCCCTGCGGCATGgaggttcttttatttatttttggtggagagGGGGAGGAAATAAAGGAATGACTTTCTACCTTGCATGCCAACACAAACTTGGAAAAGGAGCTGGGTTGGCAAGCGCTGAATATTACTGCCTGGTTTCATGACTTACATCAACCATCAGGGGCTAGGAGGAAGAGGCCGAAACATGGATCTTTAACCCCTAACCCAGAGAGGCAGCCAGAACAACAGGCCTCACTTCACTGCTTCAAGTCCTTTTCCGTGCCTGCCAGCCAGAGCCCTGGATtgctctttgagggcaggggcCCCAGCCAAGGCCATATCACCCCACCTCACTTCACTTCTTTCCAGCTTCCCCTGTGTTCTGCCTTAGAGTTCTGCTGATGCATGCACAGACTCATTGTCTGAGTCCCTTGCGGGTCCAGGGTGTAGTGAGAAGGCCACCCAGCCGGGAGTAACAGGACCAGAGTCTTAGTTTTGTCACATAGTCACTGTGGCCTCAAAGAAGTCCTacttgactgggtgcagtggctcacgcctgtaatcccagcactttggaaggccaaggtgggcaaatcacctgaggtcaggagtttgagaccagccaatatggtgaaaccccatctctactaaaaatacaaaaattagctgggcatggtggcacatgcctgtaatcccagctactcaggaggctgaggcaggagaatagcttgaacccaatcgtgccattgcactccagtctgagtgacagagtgagactctgtctcaaaacaaaaaagaaatcctacTCTTCTCTaggtctcattttcttcatctgtaaggaCTGGAtagaactgggtgtggtggctcacatttgtaatcccagcactttgtgaggccaagacaggaggatcacttgaggccaggagttcaagaccagcctgggcaacatagcgagaccccgtctattaaaaaaaaaaaaaaaaaaaaaaaagcaagaaaagatcAAATAGAATGATCCCAAAGATCCCTCCCCATGCTGACATTCTGAttccctcactcattcattctaaTATTAACCAATGCCAGCACTAGGTTCTGGGCATCTCCTGCTGAGCCATTCTAAACCTGCTGGGCACAGCCAAGACCTGTGAGTGTGTCTTCAGGCCTAGTGAGGGCTCATTGTTTCCACAGCCACTGCATGGTCCAGAGTGGGGAAGGAAAGCCCCACCTGCCCCATGAAGCCCACGCTGCCAGGGCCCACCTGCCAGGGGAGGCATTTTCCTGATCCCAGTTCTAGGTTTCGTCCTAGAAGAGCCCTCAGTATCTAAAGCTTTTcctactttcaattttttaaaaagttggaaagGGTAAGACCACCTGCCTGCCATCTTCCTAATCAAAACTCATCTTCTGGCTCTTATTCTCCGTGGCTTTTCCACaacatgttttattcatttcaaagtaTTTAATTATAACGTcgaggcaggtgtggtggctcatgtctgtaaccccagcactttgggaggccaaggcaggaagatcgcttgaggccaggtgttcaagaccagtctaggcaacatagtgagaccctgtctcaagaaaataaaaaattaaaagaaaaaaaagcaagaagataaaagagagagaaataaagaaagaggccggatgcggtggctcacgcctgtaatcccagcactttgggaggccaaggtgggcggatcacgaggtcaggagttcaagacaagcctggccaacatagtgaaaccccgtctctactaaaataaaaaaattagccgggcgtggtggcgggcatctgtattcccagctactcgggaggctgaggcaaaagaattgcttgaacccgggatgaggaaagaaaaaaaaaagaaaaggaaggagggaaagagggaaggaaggaaggaaagaaggaagaaagggagggagggagggaggaagggaggaaggaagacaaaatatAACATTGAACACACGTTGTTTTTCAAACTGCACATATAACCCACATTTTGACTCAGGCCTCTGGGTCGAggaggtacacacacacacacatcccagtCACTGTCCTAGGCTCTCCAGCCATGAGGTTTTCCGGCCCAGTCCCAACCCCGACCTAAGTCACCGGGTATCGGCCACCCATCGGCTGAGGTCCCTGAGCACCTGTTGGGAGGAAGGCTGCTGCGAGGAGCGGGAAAGTCCTGCGTCCCTCCGCTCTTACCGCGGCAGGAACCACAGCCTCCCCGAACCTCACGGTGTGTGTGGATTTCGCTCAGTGGAAAGCGCTCCAACGCGCGGTGCAAACGGAAGCCACTGGCTGGTTGGGCGGCTGTGATGGGAGAGCTGCATCCTCCCATCGCGTCCAGCTTTTCATGCTGATGTTGGTGAGAAGAGGGTGGATAGCGGGGATTCTCAGGATGCGGACCTGGGGCCATTAAAGGCCGGGAGGTGGAGGCGTAAACCTGTGGCCACCCTGACCCCTGTCCTCGGTGGGCCTCACCACCAGGCCGAGGAGACCCAGGCCTGGTCACCTGCTCCAAGGCCAGGCCCGGCGCGCGAACGAAGGAGGACCTCAGCAGCAGTCCCTCCCCGGCCCTTCTCTCCCCTACTTTCTCCTCACCTACCAGCTGCGTGAAGAGCACGCCCCCTCCCCAGTCCCCACCAATCAGCGTCCGGAGCGGCGCCCGAGGCGCCGGGGGGCTCTGGTCTGCAGCCAATGAGCGCCACGGCCCGAGGCGGCGCCTCGCCCGCCCCCTCCCGGAATGAAGGCCTCCCGACAGCTGGCGAAGCTGGCGCGGCGCGCGGGGCGCGGGACCCGCGCGGGCCGGAGTGGAGCGCGCGCACAGCCCGCCCGCCTCCGCTCCGCCTCCGTCCGGGGCGCGGGCGAGGTGGTCGGGGCGGGGGAGCGCAGGGGGCAGGGCTGCGGCGGCGAGGCCGGGGGGGCGGGGAGGAGCGGGCCCGATAAAAGGCGGCGCGGCGGCCCCACCCCGCGGCAGGCCGGCGGGCAGGCTCGGCGTGTCCCTTCCGTCCGGCCCGCGCCGGCGGCGGGGAGGCGGCGCGCGGCCCGCAGCCCGCCCATGGAGGCTTTCCCCTGGGCGCCCCGCTCGCCCCGCCGCGGCCGCGCCCCCCCGCCCATGGCGCTCGTGCCCAGCGCCCGCTACGTGAGCGCCCCGGGCCCGGCGCACCCGCAGCCCTTCAGCTCCTGGAACGACTACCTGGGGCTCGCCACGCTCATCACCAAAGCGGTGGACGGCGAGCCGCGCTTCGGTTGCGCCCGCGGTGGGAACGGCGGCAGCGGCTCCCCGCCCTCCTCCTCGTCCTGCTGCTCCCCCCACGCGGGGACTGGGCCTGGGGCGCTGGGGCCGGCGCTGGGGCCGCCCGACTACTACGaggacgacgacgacgacgacagCGACGAGCCGGGGTCCCGGGGCCGCTACCTGGGGGGCGCGCTGGAGCTGCGCGCGCTGGAGCTGTGCGCGGGCCCCGCCGAGGCCGGGCTGCTGGAGGAGCGCTTCGCCGAGCTGAGCCCGTTCGCAGGTCGTGCCGCCGCCGTGCTGCTGGGCTGCGCGCCTGCCGCGGCCGCCACTACTAGCGAGGCGACGCCGCGCGAGGAGCGGGCCCCGGCATGGGCGGCCGAGCCCCGGCTGCACGCGGCCTCCGGGGCGGCGGCCGCCCGGCTGCTGAAGCCGGAGCTGCAGGTGTGCGTATTCTGCCGCAACAACAAGGAGGCGATGGCGCTCTACACCACCCATATCCTCAAGGGCCCCGACGGGCGAGTGCTGTGCCCAGTGCTGCGCCGCTACACGTGTCCCCTGTGCGGCGCCAGCGGCGACAACGCGCACACCATCAAGTACTGCCCGCTCTCCAAAgtgccgccgccgcccgcccgcccgccgcccCGCAGCGCCAGGGACGGCCCGCCTGGCAAGAAGCTGCGCTGAGGGCC contains the following coding sequences:
- the NANOS1 gene encoding nanos homolog 1, with the translated sequence MEAFPWAPRSPRRGRAPPPMALVPSARYVSAPGPAHPQPFSSWNDYLGLATLITKAVDGEPRFGCARGGNGGSGSPPSSSSCCSPHAGTGPGALGPALGPPDYYEDDDDDDSDEPGSRGRYLGGALELRALELCAGPAEAGLLEERFAELSPFAGRAAAVLLGCAPAAAATTSEATPREERAPAWAAEPRLHAASGAAAARLLKPELQVCVFCRNNKEAMALYTTHILKGPDGRVLCPVLRRYTCPLCGASGDNAHTIKYCPLSKVPPPPARPPPRSARDGPPGKKLR